One genomic window of Glycine max cultivar Williams 82 chromosome 16, Glycine_max_v4.0, whole genome shotgun sequence includes the following:
- the LOC100809955 gene encoding putative UPF0481 protein At3g02645, with protein sequence MEGQTSDSLNEQQCLETKLTNMLQNVEPPEMYGFDMQCIYRVPPDIRETNPKAYTPRIVSIGPFHKACYAGNEDSIFESMEELKVNYLKAFLNRTQIPMGTFVVTLQALEDKIRSCYAVRIKYNSDDFLKMILIDACFIIELFLRLHKYEDWQGKDPVLLKDWMQMQIGEDLRLLENQLPFFVLEQLYNLAGMNPEFPSFLQISFNCLKVVEYGATSCPTESPKHFTDLMRTCIILSSKFVLREEEECKGIKHVYNASQLREAGLKFKVSPNENECLLDMTYSDEGVLTMPILNIADDSEMFFRNILAFEHCHLSDDTCIITQYLKILDFLIDTEKDVKELIDKKIIVNWMGDPNALAAMVNSLSSNLAMPRFNPVYFSICNSLNDFYESPCNKYKAIFIHEYFNTPWKIASTVAAIVLLLLTLIQTICSIISLF encoded by the coding sequence atggaaGGACAAACAAGTGATTCATTAAATGAACAACAATGTTTGGAGACAAAATTAACCAACATGCTTCAAAACGTGGAACCTCCAGAAATGTATGGATTCGATATGCAATGCATTTATAGAGTACCACCAGACATTCGTGAAACTAATCCCAAAGCCTACACACCACGAATTGTTTCAATTGGCCCTTTTCACAAAGCATGTTACGCTGGAAATGAAGACAGCATTTTTGAGTCAATGGAAGAGCTTAAAGTGAACTATCTCAAGGCATTTCTAAATCGAACCCAAATACCTATGGGAACCTTTGTTGTCACACTTCAAGCGTTGGAAGACAAAATTCGAAGTTGTTATGCAGTGCGTATTAAATATAACAGCGATGATTTCTTAAAGATGATTCTCATTGATGCTTGCTTCATAATTGAGTTGTTTTTGAGATTGCATAAATATGAAGATTGGCAGGGAAAGGACCCTGTGTTGCTAAAAGACTGGATGCAAATGCAAATTGGTGAGGACTTGAGACTACTAGAAAATCAGCTTCCTTTCTTCGTTCTTGAACAACTTTACAACCTTGCTGGTATGAATCCGGAATTTCCCTCCTTTCTTCAGATTTCTTTCAACTGTTTGAAGGTTGTGGAATATGGAGCAACATCGTGTCCAACAGAGTCCCCAAAGCACTTCACCGATCTTATGAGAACTTGTATAATATTGTCATCAAAATTTGTTcttagagaagaagaagaatgtaaAGGAATAAAACATGTATACAATGCAAGCCAACTACGGGAGGCAGGTCTTAAATTCAAGGTCAGTCCAAATGAAAATGAATGCTTACTTGACATGACCTATTCCGATGAGGGTGTGTTGACAATGCCAATCTTGAATATAGCTGACGATTCAGAAATGTTCTTCAGGAATATATTGGCATTTGAGCATTGTCACCTTTCAGATGATACATGCATCATCACTCAATacctaaagattctagattttCTTATCGACACTGAAAAAGATGTGAAAGAACTAATTGATAAGAAAATTATTGTCAATTGGATGGGTGATCCTAATGCACTGGCTGCAATGGTTAACAGTCTGAGCTCAAATCTTGCGATGCCACGTTTCAATCCAGTGTATTTCTCTATCTGCAATAGCTTAAATGATTTCTATGAAAGTCCTTGCAACAAGTACAAGGCTATCTTCATACACGAGTACTTCAACACTCCTTGGAAAATAGCATCTACAGTTGCTGCAATTGTGCTTCTTTTGCTCACATTGATTCAGACTATATGTTCAATAATCTCACTGTTTTAA
- the LOC100791196 gene encoding UPF0481 protein At3g47200, giving the protein MEGQTSDSLSKQQCLETTLTNELQNVEPPEMYGFDMQCIYRVPPAIRENNPKAYTPQMVSIGPFHKARDAGKEDSIFESMEDLKVKYLKAFLNRTQVPVGTFVDTLQNLEDEIRRCYAVHIKYNSDDFLKMILIDACFIIEHFLRCHTYGDWQGKDPVLLKDWMQMQIWRDLILLENQLPFFVLEQLYNIAGMNQEFPTFLQISFNCLKHVGYGTTSCPTESPKHFTDLMRTSIISSSKFVPREQKECKGIKHVYSASQLREAGLKFKVSPNENECLLDMTYSDEGVLTMPILNITDNSEVFFRNILTFEECHLSYDTNSITQYLVILNFLINTEKDVNVLVDNKIIVNWMGDANKVATMVNNLDSNLAVPRFNSHYYSLCDSLNGFYENPRNKYKAIFIHEYFNTPWKIASTVAAIVLLLLTLIQTICSIISLF; this is encoded by the coding sequence atggaaGGACAAACAAGTGATTCATTAAGTAAACAACAATGTTTGGAGACAACATTAACCAACGAGCTTCAAAATGTGGAACCTCCAGAAATGTATGGATTCGATATGCAATGCATTTATAGAGTACCACCAGCCATTCGTGAAAATAATCCCAAAGCCTACACACCTCAAATGGTTTCAATTGGCCCTTTTCACAAAGCACGTGACGCTGGAAAGGAAGACAGCATTTTTGAGTCAATGGAAGATCTTAAAGTGAAGTATCTCAAGGCATTTCTAAATCGAACCCAAGTACCTGTGGGAACCTTTGTTGACACACTTCAAAACTTGGAAGACGAAATTCGAAGGTGTTATGCAGTGCATATTAAATATAACAGCGATGATTTCTTAAAGATGATTCTAATTGATGCTTGCTTCATAATCGAGCATTTTTTGAGATGTCATACATATGGAGATTGGCAGGGAAAGGACCCTGTGTTGCTAAAAGACTGGATGCAAATGCAAATTTGGAGGGACTTGATACTACTAGAAAATCAGCTTCCTTTCTTTGTTCTTGAACAACTTTACAACATCGCTGGTATGAATCAGGAATTTCCCACCTTTCTTCAGATTTCTTTCAACTGTTTGAAGCATGTGGGATATGGAACAACATCGTGTCCAACAGAGTCCCCAAAGCACTTCACCGATCTTATGAGAACTAGTATAATATCGTCATCAAAATTTGTTCCTAGAGAACAAAAAGAATGCAAAGGTATAAAACATGTATACAGTGCAAGCCAACTACGGGAGGCAGGTCTTAAATTCAAGGTCAGTCCAAATGAAAATGAATGCTTACTTGACATGACCTATTCCGATGAGGGTGTGTTGACAATGCCAATCTTGAATATAACTGACAATTCAGAAGTGTTCTTCAGGAATATATTGACATTTGAGGAATGTCACCTTTCATATGATACAAACAGCATTACTCAATACCTAGTGATTCTAAACTTTCTTATCAACACTGAAAAAGATGTGAATGTACTAGTTGATAACAAAATTATTGTCAATTGGATGGGTGATGCTAACAAAGTGGCTACAATGGTTAACAATCTGGACTCAAATCTTGCTGTGCCACGTTTTAATTCACACTACTACTCTCTCTGCGATAGCTTAAATGGTTTCTATGAAAACCCTCGCAACAAGTACAAGGCTATATTCATACACGAGTACTTCAACACTCCTTGGAAAATAGCATCTACAGTTGCTGCAATTGTGCTTCTTTTGCTCACATTGATTCAGACTATATGTTCAATAATCTCACTGTTTTAA
- the LOC100791731 gene encoding UPF0481 protein At3g47200 — protein sequence MEGQSRDTMNEQQCLETKLTNMLQNVKPPEMYGFDMQCIYRVPPDIRETNPKAYTPRIVSIGHFHKACYAGNEDSIFESMEELKVNYLKAFLNRTQVPVGTFVVTLHALEDKIRSCYAVRIKYNSDDFLKMILIDACFIIELFLRLYRYNYWRGKDPVLLKDWMRMQIRSDLILLENQLPFFVLEQLYNLAGMNQEFPSFLQISFNCLKHERYGTTSCPTESPKHFTDLMRTSIISSSKFVLREEEECKGIKHVYSASQLREAGLKFKVSLNENECLLDLTYSSEGVLTMPILNITENSEMFFRNILAFEECHLSDDTNIITQYLVILDFVINTEKDVNVLVDNKIIVNWMGDANKVATMVNNLDSNLAMPDFNSHYYSLCNSLNEFYENPRNKYKARFRLFINEYFDAPWTIASTVAAVVLLLLTVIQTICSIISLF from the coding sequence ATGGAAGGACAATCAAGAGATACAATGAATGAACAACAATGTTTGGAGACAAAATTAACCAACATGCTTCAAAATGTGAAACCTCCAGAAATGTATGGATTCGATATGCAATGCATTTATAGAGTACCACCAGACATTCGTGAAACTAATCCCAAAGCCTACACACCTCGAATTGTTTCAATTGGCCATTTTCACAAAGCATGTTACGCTGGAAATGAAGACAGCATTTTTGAGTCAATGGAAGAGCTTAAAGTGAACTATCTCAAGGCATTTCTAAATCGAACCCAAGTACCTGTGGGAACCTTTGTTGTCACACTTCATGCGTTGGAAGACAAAATCCGAAGTTGTTATGCAGTGCGTATTAAATATAACAGCGATGATTTCTTAAAGATGATTCTAATTGATGCTTGCTTCATAATTGAGCTTTTTTTGAGACTCTATAGATACAACTATTGGCGGGGAAAGGACCCTGTGTTGCTAAAAGACTGGATGCGAATGCAAATTAGGAGCGACTTGATACTACTAGAAAATCAGCTTCCTTTCTTTGTTCTTGAACAACTGTACAACCTCGCTGGTATGAATCAGGAATTTCCCTCCTTTCTTCAGATTTCTTTCAACTGTTTGAAGCATGAGAGATATGGAACAACATCGTGTCCAACAGAGTCCCCAAAGCACTTCACCGATCTTATGAGAACTAGTATAATATCGTCATCAAAGTTTGTTcttagagaagaagaagaatgcaaAGGAATAAAACATGTATACAGTGCAAGCCAACTACGGGAGGCAGGTCTTAAATTCAAGGTCAGTCTAAATGAAAATGAATGCTTACTTGACTTGACCTATTCTAGTGAGGGTGTTTTGACAATGCCAATCTTGAATATAACTGAGAATTCAGAAATGTTCTTCAGGAATATATTGGCATTTGAGGAATGTCACCTTTCAGATGATACAAACATCATTACTCAATACCTAGTGATTCTAGATTTTGTTATCAACACTGAAAAAGATGTGAATGTACTAGTTGATAACAAAATTATTGTCAATTGGATGGGTGATGCTAATAAAGTGGCTACAATGGTTAACAATCTGGACTCAAATCTTGCAATGCCAGACTTCAATTCACACTACTACTCTCTCTGCAATAGCTTAAATGAATTCTATGAAAATCCTCGCAACAAGTACAAGGCTAGGTTCAGACTCTTCATAAACGAGTACTTCGACGCTCCTTGGACAATAGCATCTACAGTTGCTGCAGTTGTGCTTCTTTTGCTCACAGTGATTCAGACTATATGTTCAATAATCTCACTGTTTTAA